The Solanum pennellii chromosome 11, SPENNV200 genome contains a region encoding:
- the LOC107004325 gene encoding probable myosin-binding protein 6, giving the protein MAESYMSQLDVASLKETLCAQQQLLQKLYNELDEEREASSSAASEALSMIVRLQGEKAAVKMEAEQYKRLAEEKMCHAEESLDIFEDLFNQKEMEIAALEYQVQAYRYKLLSTGCADPGVGDFKYPDNLLQRNETLAGEMNLQALGRRNSAPHFPLKFPKKGAMEIDDSSLERDSNSKTVEEYTGQEMNEQQSDTEKKTDISRTESINSCWQQIRKLDDRVKEITGVSYANFRSETRSPSPLSQRSIKISKSENEMYQPKLHVSKSETGTPSDSGCSPNVLDVFEVPRAEKDTVDIGLPPKHDRKMVLRNDERLERPESVQQEAVKSSVKDEAELLKKYFISAQREKKLRRASEAASISCHLAISRPTTSISGTNELHLHNRTSEIGEVGREATRQEMAREELKLLHEIKEQLNSMHSEIQRLKTDKLPPSDESSLLPLSEAMIHFSL; this is encoded by the coding sequence ATGGCTGAAAGTTATATGTCTCAACTTGATGTTGCTTCACTGAAAGAAACACTATGTGCTCAACAACAGCTTCTGCAGAAGCTTTACAATGAGTTGGATGAGGAAAGAGAAGCTTCTTCCAGTGCTGCTAGTGAAGCGCTATCTATGATTGTGCGTCTCCAAGGAGAAAAAGCTGCTGTAAAAATGGAAGCCGAGCAGTATAAGAGATTAGCTGAGGAGAAAATGTGTCACGCCGAGGAATCATTAGACATTTTTGAGGATCTTTTCAATCAAAAGGAGATGGAGATAGCTGCATTGGAGTATCAGGTGCAAGCTTATAGGTATAAGCTGTTGAGCACGGGGTGTGCAGATCCCGGGGTCGGTGACTTTAAATATCCTGATAATTTGTTGCAAAGAAATGAGACTTTAGCAGGAGAAATGAATCTCCAAGCCCTTGGAAGGCGTAATTCCGCCCCTCATTTTCCACTTAAATTTCCAAAGAAGGGTGCTATGGAAATAGATGATTCAAGTTTAGAAAGAGATTCAAATTCGAAAACAGTGGAGGAATACACAGGGCAAGAGATGAATGAGCAGCAGTCGGATACAGAGAAGAAGACTGATATTTCTAGGACTGAAAGTATCAATTCGTGTTGGCAGCAAATCAGGAAATTGGATGATCGAGTGAAAGAGATTACAGGAGTTAGTTATGCGAACTTTAGGAGTGAAACGAGGTCTCCTTCACCACTTTCTCAAAGAAGCATTAAGATAAGCAAATCGGAAAATGAAATGTACCAGCCTAAGCTCCATGTGAGCAAATCAGAAACTGGCACGCCTTCTGATTCCGGTTGTTCTCCAAATGTTCTTGATGTCTTCGAAGTGCCTCGAGCAGAAAAGGATACTGTTGATATTGGATTGCCTCCTAAACACGATCGCAAGATGGTTTTGCGTAATGATGAAAGGCTCGAGAGACCAGAGTCTGTCCAACAAGAGGCTGTAAAATCATCGGTCAAAGATGAAGCTGAATTGCTAAAGAAGTACTTTATATCTGCACAGCGAGAGAAGAAGTTACGGAGAGCAAGTGAAGCTGCTTCTATTTCCTGCCATTTGGCAATATCTCGGCCTACAACCAGCATTTCTGGCACTAATGAGCTTCATTTGCACAATCGAACATCTGAGATAGGTGAAGTTGGAAGAGAAGCGACAAGACAAGAAATGGCTCGAGAAGAACTGAAGTTGTTACATGAAATAAAGGAGCAACTAAATTCGATGCACTCTGAAATCCAAAGATTGAAAACCGACAAACTCCCTC